In Prunus dulcis chromosome 1, ALMONDv2, whole genome shotgun sequence, the following are encoded in one genomic region:
- the LOC117613812 gene encoding probable nucleoredoxin 3: MAVPSSNIATILESQGVEFLLSGDRKVPLSSCYGKTVCLFFSANWCRPCKALTPQLVRLYDVLKMEGKEIEIIFVSFDRDEEKFNEHFKCMPWLTIPFYANLHKRLSDLYHVDRIPSLISLSSDGISVEEDLVGLIEDYGAEAFPFTKKRREELKAADEAKREGGKLEELLAHQGRNYVMSSDGREVSVSKLIGKTIGLYFGAHWSPPCRAFTSKLIEVYNELIASSDQDFEIILVSTDRDLKEFELNISCMPWLAIPYQDKTRQDLCRIFDIKVIPALVLIGPDGKAISTNGKAMISLYGAKAFPFTEFRIKVLEAALRKEGEALPPQVKDIKHDHLLKLDMAKAYVCDYCKKQGRFWAFSCGVCDYDLHPTCVEKSF, encoded by the exons ATGGCAGTGCCTAGCAGCAATATAGCAACCATCCTCGAATCTCAAGGAGTTGAGTTCCTGTTATCTGGTGACAGAAAG GTCCCCTTGTCATCATGTTATGGGAAGACAGTGTGCCTCTTCTTCTCAGCAAATTGGTGTAGGCCTTGCAAGGCTCTTACCCCTCAGCTGGTGAGGCTTTATGATGTGCTTAAAATGGAAGGTAAAGAAATTGAGATTATCTTTGTCTCCTTCGACCGCGATGAGGAAAAATTTAATGAACACTTCAAGTGCATGCCATGGCTGACAATCCCATTTTATGCAAACCTGCATAAACGATTGAGTGACCTGTACCACGTCGATCGCATCCCATCACTCATTTCATTAAGTTCAGATGGAATATCAGTTGAGGAAGACTTGGTTGGACTGATTGAAGACTATGGAGCTGAGGCATTTCCATTCActaagaagagaagagaagaactAAAGGCTGCTGACGAAGCGAAGCGCGAAGGGGGAAAACTAGAAGAGCTTTTGGCTCATCAAGGACGAAACTATGTCATGTCTAGTGATGGTAGAGAG GTATCAGTGTCCAAACTTATTGGTAAGACCATAGGCCTTTACTTTGGTGCACATTGGAGCCCTCCTTGCCGCGCCTTCACTTCCAAACTTATAGAAGTATACAACGAGCTCATCGCCTCCAGTGATCAAGACTTCGAAATCATTCTAGTCTCCACAGACCGAGACCTCAAAGAGTTCGAGCTCAACATAAGCTGCATGCCATGGCTTGCCATCCCATACCAAGATAAAACAAGACAAGACCTTTGCAGAATTTTCGACATTAAAGTGATTCCGGCTTTGGTTCTGATTGGACCAGATGGGAAGGCTATTAGCACAAATGGGAAGGCCATGATCTCCTTGTATGGTGCCAAGGCCTTCCCATTTACAGAGTTCAGGATCAAAGTGCTGGAGGCAGCTTTGAGAAAAGAAGGAGAGGCATTGCCTCCTCAAGTGAAGGACATAAAGCATGACCATTTGCTGAAGTTGGACATGGCCAAAGCATATGTATGTGATTATTGCAAGAAGCAGGGGAGGTTCTGGGCATTCTCTTGTGGTGTGTGTGATTATGATCTTCATCCGACTTGTGTAGAAAAgtcattttaa
- the LOC117615994 gene encoding U-box domain-containing protein 52, with translation MWLPNNHVDKKEGGNGIVALAIDKDKNSQSALKWCIDSLVKQGQTVLLIHVKIKPPVFSQSPSLSTPRSNPNWDQHLVCKDPDPQTKELFLPFRVYCTRKNIQCKDIVLEDSDIAKALNEYVSQSAIEHLVVGASAKTGFLRFKISDVPGNVSKGAPDFCNVYVVSKGKLQSRRSASRPAPSISPIRAPVRSHTPSAKSEPYVFPPSGMKGHEKPPEPHRKSHDEMENFRSPFTRKGPNGKSYADLPMPDTDISYVSSGRPSIDRIFPAFYDNLDSGRITPPRMSSSTEIDLNHSFESMQYFGRRSVDVSSSPPTFSSVSQDSDRLSSASQPMEDVEAEMRRLKLELKQTMEMYSTACKEALTAKQKAVELQRWKLEEERRLEEAHLAEEAAMAIVEKERAKSRAAIEAAEAAKRIAELEAQKRINAEMKALKESEEKRKALNALQHSDVRYRKYTIDEIEAATEFFTESRKIGEGGYGPVYRCYLDHTPVAIKVLRPDAAQGRSQFNQEVEVLSSIRHPNMVLLLGACPEYGCLVYEYMAKGSLEDCLLRRGNSPPLSWQLRFRIAAEIGTGLLFLHQAKPEPLVHRDLKPGNILIDRNFVSKISDVGLARLVPPAVADNVTQYRMTSTAGTFCYIDPEYQQTGMLGVKSDVYSLGIMFLQMITAKPAMGLTHHVERAIEKGTFKDMLDPSVPDWPVKEAMKFAKLALQCSELRRKDRPDLGKVILPELNRLRGIAEDTMHHTLVAGDSPSSHHSQVSMQLEGGEPESHSAAS, from the exons atgtggCTGCCTAACAATCATGTTGACAAGAAGGAAGGAGGGAATGGGATTGTGGCACTGGCCATAGACAAGGACAAAAACAGCCAGAGTGCACTCAAATGGTGTATAGACAGTCTTGTCAAACAAGGCCAAACAGTCCTTCTCATCCATGTCAAGATCAAACCTCCTGTGTTTTCCCAATCACCTTCCCTTTCCACCCCAA GAAGTAACCCAAATTGGGACCAACATTTGGTATGCAAAGACCCTGATCCCCAAACCAAGGAATTGTTCCTTCCTTTTCGTGTTTACTGTACACGTAAAAAT ATACAATGCAAAGACATTGTACTAGAAGACTCTGATATAGCAAAAGCATTGAACGAGTACGTTTCTCAATCTGCAATCGAGCATTTGGTTGTTGGTGCCTCAGCAAAAACTGGCTTTCTCAG ATTCAAAATCTCGGATGTTCCAGGAAACGTATCAAAGGGGGCCCCAGATTTTTGTAATGTATATGTTGTATCCAAGGGAAAACTTCAATCAAGGAGGTCTGCCTCACGTCCTGCCCCATCCATCTCACCCATACGAGCCCCAGTTCGTAGCCATACCCCAAGCGCAAAGTCAGAGCCTTATGTCTTCCCTCCGTCTGGCATGAAAG GACATGAAAAGCCACCAGAACCACACCGTAAATCCCATGATGAAATGGAAAATTTCAG GTCTCCATTCACTAGGAAAGGGCCAAATGGGAAGTCCTATGCAGATCTCCCTATGCCAGACACAGACATATCTTATGTTAGCTCTGGAAGGCCAAGCATTGACCGTATATTCCCTGCATTCTATGACAACCTAGATTCAGGAAGAATCACCCCGCCACGAATGTCAAGTAGCACGGAAATAGACTTGAACCACAGCTTTGAGTCTATGCAGTACTTTGGACGGAGATCTGTGGATGTCAGCTCCTCTCCACCTACATTCTCTTCTGTCTCTCAGGATAGTGATCGATTATCCTCTGCATCACAGCCGATG GAAGATGTGGAGGCTGAAATGAGGAGGCTAAAGCTAGAGCTCAAGCAAACTATGGAAATGTATAGCACCGCCTGTAAAGAGGCACTCACGGCGAAGCAAAAG GCAGTAGAACTCCAGCGCTGgaaattagaagaagaaagaagattgGAAGAGGCGCATCTAGCTGAGGAAGCTGCAATGGCTATTGTTGAAAAGGAGAGAGCTAAGTCCAGAGCAGCCATTGAGGCTGCTGAAGCAGCTAAGAGGATTGCAGAACTGGAAGCACAAAAAAGAATCAATGCAGAAATGAAAGCACTCAAAGAAtcagaagagaagagaaaggcACTTAATGCTCTGCAACATTCGGATGTCAGGTATAGGAAGTACACAATTGATGAGATTGAGGCTGCCACAGAGTTCTTCACAGAATCTCGGAAGATTGGAGAAGGGGGTTATGGTCCTGTATATAGGTGTTATCTAGACCATACACCTGTTGCAATTAAAGTTCTACGCCCTGATGCTGCTCAAGGAAGATCACAGTTTAACCAAGAG GTTGAAGTGCTGAGCTCTATACGGCATCCGAACATGGTTCTCCTCCTGGGAGCCTGTCCTGAGTATGGATGCCTAGTTTATGAGTACATGGCTAAGGGGAGCTTGGAAGATTGTCTCCTTCGTAGAGGAAACTCTCCACCTCTCTCTTGGCAACTTAGGTTTAGGATTGCAGCTGAAATTGGCACAGGCTTGCTTTTCCTCCACCAGGCTAAACCAGAGCCACTTGTGCACCGTGACTTAAAACCTGGCAACATCTTGATTGACAGGAACTTTGTGAGCAAGATCAGTGATGTTGGGTTGGCCAGGCTTGTGCCCCCAGCTGTTGCTGACAATGTGACACAATATCGAATGACATCCACAGCCGGCACATTCTGCTACATAGATCCTGAGTATCAGCAAACAGGCATGCTTGGTGTGAAGTCTGATGTTTACTCACTTGGGATAATGTTTCTACAAATGATCACAGCTAAGCCAGCAATGGGATTGACTCATCATGTCGAAAGGGCTATCGAGAAGGGGACTTTCAAGGACATGCTGGATCCATCTGTGCCAGATTGGCCAGTTAAAGAAGCCATGAAGTTTGCCAAACTTGCTCTCCAGTGTTCGGAGTTAAGGCGAAAAGACAGACCAGACCTTGGCAAGGTTATCCTGCCGGAACTTAACAGATTGAGAGGGATTGCTGAAGACACAATGCACCATACACTAGTGGCTGGTGATAGCCCTTCATCTCACCACAGCCAAGTTTCAATGCAGCTG GAGGGGGGTGAACCAGAGTCACATTCTGCCGCGAGCTAG
- the LOC117618970 gene encoding uncharacterized protein LOC117618970 encodes MVNFDNSDKVLWNNGVQASFLSVFAPPPSLRGFGSQRQSPGFGLFPTSWLGGSHGRTVFVAGHALEAVDFCLGGELQIQPQQQHCCIFHHLLYSPLLPVTTKTGSHRFSLTKVHLATRGVHKLLRGLRPSDYQDANIGSSGSGSDSDSVTYKSRNELKRHARRAVRWAMDLSSFSTPQIKRILRVASLDQDVLDALILVKKFGPDVREGKRRQFNYIGKMLREVEPDLMDALIQATKDSDESKLQALSGPETLSIDDNEEQEEAEETDYEEEEEGSHIDVATRWFDGLINKDVQITNEVYSISNVEFDRQEILGTKSKYEKRSFGQIV; translated from the exons ATGGTTAATTTTGACAATAGTGACAAGGTTTTGTGGAACAATGGAGTGCAAG cttcttttctttccgTTTTTGCCCCTCCTCCTTCGTTGAGAGGGTTTGGTTCGCAGAGACAAAGCCCTGGCTTCGGTTTGTTTCCAACCAGCTGGTTGGGGGGCAGCCATGGGAGAACAGTGTTCGTTGCTGGACATGCGTTGGAGGCCGTCGATTTTTGTTTGGGAGGTGAGCTGCAAATCCAGCCGCAGCAGCAGCATTGCTGTATCTTCCATCATCTTCTCTACTCGCCTTTACTTCCAGTAACCACCAAAACTGGCTCCCATCGTTTCTCTTTGACGAAAGTGCACTTGGCTACTCGCGGCGTCCATAAATTGTTACGCGGACTCAGACCCTCCGACTACCAAGATGCTAACATCGGCAGTTCGGGTTCGGGTTCGGATTCGGATTCGGTTACATATAAGAGCCGCAACGAGTTGAAGCGCCACGCCCGCCGTGCGGTCCGCTGGGCTATGGACCTCTCTTCCTTCTCCACCCCTCAAATCAAACGCATTCTCAG AGTGGCTTCTCTGGACCAAGACGTGCTGGATGCTCTGATTTTAGTGAAG AAATTTGGACCTGATGTCCGAGAAGGGAAGCGAAGGCAGTTCAATTATATTG GAAAAATGCTGCGAGAAGTGGAGCCGGATTTGATGGATGCTTTAATTCAGGCTACAAAAGACAGTGACGAAAGTAAGCTGCAAGCTTTATCTGGTCCAGAGACATTGAGCATTGATGATAATGAGGAGCAAGAAGAAGCGGAAGAAACTGATtatgaggaggaagaagag GGTTCTCATATTGATGTAGCTACCAGATGGTTTGACGGTCTGATCAATAAGGACGTTCAGATCACCAATGAAGTATATTCAATTTCGAATGTTGAGTTTGACCGCCAG GAGATCTTGGGTACGAAATCCAAATATGAGAAGCGGTCATTTGGCCAAATTGTTTAA
- the LOC117633915 gene encoding aminopeptidase M1-like isoform X1, with the protein MEQFKGQSRLPKFAVPKRYDITLKPDLTGCSFGGSVAVQLDIVCDTRFIVLNAADLSVDAASVSFASSKVLFKPWKVETFEEDGILVLEFGETLPVGSGVLGIGFEGILNDKMKGFYTSTYEHNGEKKNMAVTQFEPVDARRCFPCWDEPAWKATFKIRLDDVPSELVSLSNMPVVEEKVHGHLKTVSFQESPIMSTYLVAVVVGLFDYVEDRTSDGVKVRVYCQVGKANQGKFALNVAAKTLEFYRDYFAVSYSLPKLDMVAIPDFPGAMENYGLVTFQETDLLFDEQHSAAANKQRVATVVAHELAHQWFGNLVTMEWWTHLWLNEGFATWVSYLATDSLFPEWKMWTKFLDEITGGLKLDGLEGSHPIEVEINHASEVDEIFDAISYRKGASVIQMLQNYLGAECFQVGPLRSLASYITKHASSNAKTEDLWAALQEGSGEPVNKLMNSWTQQKGYPVISVKVKDQKLEFDQTQFYSSGSQGDGQWIVPITLCFGSYDVRKSFLLQKKFETFDVKEFLGCSIAGTGCRGSLCSWIKVNVDQTGFYRVKYEEELSAALRSAIEKKHLSATDRFGVLDDSFALSMARQQSFASLLTLLGAYREELDCTVLSNLIPISYKLATIAADAVPELLDLINQLFIGLFQYSAEKLGWEPKPGESHLDAMLRGDILTALAVFGHDLTIDEASRRFHAFLDDRNTPLLPPDIRKAVYVAVMQRVSMSKRSGYESLLGVYRETDLREEKTRILRSLASCPDPNIILEFLNFLLSSEVRRQDAALGLSVSSKGRETAWTWLKDNWEHISETWSSGYLLRFVSAIISPLASFEKVKEVDEFFKVHPDLSITRTLKQSIEWVQINAKWVQSVGSEKNLADIVKELAHRKY; encoded by the exons ATGGAGCAGTTCAAAGGCCAGTCTCGGCTGCCGAAATTCGCCGTGCCGAAACGATACGATATAACGCTCAAACCGGACCTCACCGGCTGCAGTTTCGGCGGCTCCGTCGCCGTCCAACTCGACATCGTCTGCGATACCCGGTTCATCGTCCTCAACGCCGCCGACCTCTCCGTCGATGCCGCCTCCGTGTCTTTCGCTTCCTCCAAG GTACTTTTCAAGCCTTGGAAAGTTGAGACATTTGAAGAAGATGGGATTTTGGTTCTGGAGTTTGGAGAGACGCTTCCGGTTGGTTCGGGAGTTTTGGGTATTGGGTTTGAAGGAATTTTGAATGACAAGATGAAGGGGTTCTACACAAG TACATATGAGCATAATggtgagaagaaaaatatggcCGTTACACAGTTTGAACCGGTTGATGCCAGACGGTGCTTTCCATGCTGGGATGAGCCTGCTTGGAAG GCTACATTCAAGATTAGATTGGATGATGTTCCATCTGAATTAGTATCTCTCTCCAACATGCCGGTTGTAGAAGAGAAAGTGCATGGACATCTGAAGACAGTTTCATTTCAAGAATCACCAATCATGTCTACATATTTGGTGGCCGTTGTTGTTGGGTTGTTTGATTATGTTGAAGATCGTACATCTGATG GGGTCAAAGTGCGGGTCTATTGTCAAGTTGGTAAGGCGAACCAAGGGAAGTTTGCTTTGAACGTTGCTGCCAAGACTCTTGAATTTTACAGAGA TTACTTTGCTGTGTCATACTCTTTGCCCAAATTGGATATGGTTGCAATCCCTGATTTTCCTGGTGCCATGGAAAATTATGGTTTAGTTACATTCCAAGAAACAGATTTGCTCTTTGATGAACAGCATTCTGCAGCTGCCAACAAACAACGG GTTGCAACTGTTGTGGCACATGAATTGGCACACCAGTGGTTTGGCAATCTTGTAACGATGGAATGGTGGACACATTTATGGCTGAACGAGGGATTTGCGACATGG GTGAGCTATTTAGCTACTGATAGCTTGTTCCCAGAGTGGAAAATGTGGACTAAATTTCTTGATGAAATTACTGGGGGTCTTAAGCTGGATGGGCTTGAAGGATCTCACCCCATTGAG GTGGAAATCAATCATGCTTCTGAGGTTGATGAAATATTTGATGCAATAAGTTATAGAAAAGGAGCTTCTGTTATCCAGATGCTACAAAACTATCTTGGTGCTGAATGCTTCCAGGTTGGTCCTTTG AGGTCACTTGCTTCATACATAACAAAGCATGCTTCCTCAAATGCAAAGACAGAAGATTTATGGGCTGCGCTTCAGGAGGGATCTGGTGAACCTGTGAACAAGCTAATGAATTCATGGACACAGCAAAAGGGTTACCCGGTTATTTCTGTCAAAGTCAAAGATCAGAAATTGGAGTTTGACCAG ACACAATTCTACTCGAGTGGTTCCCAAGGTGATGGGCAATGGATTGTGCCAATAACATTATGCTTTGGCTCATATGATGTACGCAAAAGTTTCCTACTACAAAAGAAGTTCGAAACTTTTGATGTAAAGGAATTTCTGGGTTGCTCCATAGCAGGGACTGGATGCAGAGGCTCATTATGTAGTTGGATAAAAGTCAATGTGGATCAGACTGGTTTTTACAGGGTGAAATATGAGGAGGAACTTTCAGCTGCACTTAGAAGTGCGATAGAAAAGAAACACTTGTCTGCAACTGACAGATTTG GAGTTTTGGATGATTCATTTGCCCTTTCTATGGCTCGCCAGCAGTCGTTTGCTTCACTGCTTACCTTGCTGGGTGCTTACCGAGAGGAACTTGACTGTACAGTGCTGTCAAATTTGATTCCC ATAAGTTATAAGCTGGCAACAATTGCCGCTGATGCTGTGCCCGAGCTACTGGATCTCATTAATCAATTATTTATTGGCCTTTTCCAGTACTCTGCAGA GAAGCTTGGTTGGGAGCCTAAACCCGGTGAGAGCCATTTAGATGCAATGCTGAGAGGAGACATTTTGACTGCCCTTGCTGTGTTTGGGCATGACCTGACGATAGATGAAGCAAGTAGGCGTTTTCATGCCTTCTTAGATGACAGAAATACGCCACTCCTTCCTCCTGATATAAGAAAG GCAGTGTATGTGGCTGTAATGCAAAGAGTAAGCATGTCTAAAAGATCGGGCTATGAATCTCTTCTTGGAGTTTACAGAGAGACTGATCTAAGGGAGGAGAAAACCCGCATTTTAA GATCACTAGCGTCTTGTCCAGATCCCAACATAATACTGGAATTTCTCAACTTCTTATTGTCTTCTGAG GTCCGCAGACAGGATGCAGCCCTCGGGCTTTCTGTTAGTAGTAAAGGGCGGGAAACAGCTTGGACGTGGCTGAAG GATAACTGGGAGCACATCTCAGAGACCTGGAGTTCTGGATATCTGCTTCGCTTTGTCAGTGCCATCATTTCACCG TTGGCTTCATTCGAGAAGGTTAAGGAAGTAGATGAGTTCTTCAAAGTCCATCCTGACCTCTCCATAACGAGAACATTGAAGCAGAGCATTGAGTGGGTACAGATAAACGCCAAGTGGGTTCAGAGTGTTGGGAGTGAGAAAAATCTTGCCGATATTGTGAAGGAGTTGGCGCACAGGAAATACTAG
- the LOC117633915 gene encoding aminopeptidase M1-like isoform X2 produces MEQFKGQSRLPKFAVPKRYDITLKPDLTGCSFGGSVAVQLDIVCDTRFIVLNAADLSVDAASVSFASSKVLFKPWKVETFEEDGILVLEFGETLPVGSGVLGIGFEGILNDKMKGFYTSTYEHNGEKKNMAVTQFEPVDARRCFPCWDEPAWKATFKIRLDDVPSELVSLSNMPVVEEKVHGHLKTVSFQESPIMSTYLVAVVVGLFDYVEDRTSDGVKVRVYCQVGKANQGKFALNVAAKTLEFYRDYFAVSYSLPKLDMVAIPDFPGAMENYGLVTFQETDLLFDEQHSAAANKQRVATVVAHELAHQWFGNLVTMEWWTHLWLNEGFATWVSYLATDSLFPEWKMWTKFLDEITGGLKLDGLEGSHPIEVEINHASEVDEIFDAISYRKGASVIQMLQNYLGAECFQRSLASYITKHASSNAKTEDLWAALQEGSGEPVNKLMNSWTQQKGYPVISVKVKDQKLEFDQTQFYSSGSQGDGQWIVPITLCFGSYDVRKSFLLQKKFETFDVKEFLGCSIAGTGCRGSLCSWIKVNVDQTGFYRVKYEEELSAALRSAIEKKHLSATDRFGVLDDSFALSMARQQSFASLLTLLGAYREELDCTVLSNLIPISYKLATIAADAVPELLDLINQLFIGLFQYSAEKLGWEPKPGESHLDAMLRGDILTALAVFGHDLTIDEASRRFHAFLDDRNTPLLPPDIRKAVYVAVMQRVSMSKRSGYESLLGVYRETDLREEKTRILRSLASCPDPNIILEFLNFLLSSEVRRQDAALGLSVSSKGRETAWTWLKDNWEHISETWSSGYLLRFVSAIISPLASFEKVKEVDEFFKVHPDLSITRTLKQSIEWVQINAKWVQSVGSEKNLADIVKELAHRKY; encoded by the exons ATGGAGCAGTTCAAAGGCCAGTCTCGGCTGCCGAAATTCGCCGTGCCGAAACGATACGATATAACGCTCAAACCGGACCTCACCGGCTGCAGTTTCGGCGGCTCCGTCGCCGTCCAACTCGACATCGTCTGCGATACCCGGTTCATCGTCCTCAACGCCGCCGACCTCTCCGTCGATGCCGCCTCCGTGTCTTTCGCTTCCTCCAAG GTACTTTTCAAGCCTTGGAAAGTTGAGACATTTGAAGAAGATGGGATTTTGGTTCTGGAGTTTGGAGAGACGCTTCCGGTTGGTTCGGGAGTTTTGGGTATTGGGTTTGAAGGAATTTTGAATGACAAGATGAAGGGGTTCTACACAAG TACATATGAGCATAATggtgagaagaaaaatatggcCGTTACACAGTTTGAACCGGTTGATGCCAGACGGTGCTTTCCATGCTGGGATGAGCCTGCTTGGAAG GCTACATTCAAGATTAGATTGGATGATGTTCCATCTGAATTAGTATCTCTCTCCAACATGCCGGTTGTAGAAGAGAAAGTGCATGGACATCTGAAGACAGTTTCATTTCAAGAATCACCAATCATGTCTACATATTTGGTGGCCGTTGTTGTTGGGTTGTTTGATTATGTTGAAGATCGTACATCTGATG GGGTCAAAGTGCGGGTCTATTGTCAAGTTGGTAAGGCGAACCAAGGGAAGTTTGCTTTGAACGTTGCTGCCAAGACTCTTGAATTTTACAGAGA TTACTTTGCTGTGTCATACTCTTTGCCCAAATTGGATATGGTTGCAATCCCTGATTTTCCTGGTGCCATGGAAAATTATGGTTTAGTTACATTCCAAGAAACAGATTTGCTCTTTGATGAACAGCATTCTGCAGCTGCCAACAAACAACGG GTTGCAACTGTTGTGGCACATGAATTGGCACACCAGTGGTTTGGCAATCTTGTAACGATGGAATGGTGGACACATTTATGGCTGAACGAGGGATTTGCGACATGG GTGAGCTATTTAGCTACTGATAGCTTGTTCCCAGAGTGGAAAATGTGGACTAAATTTCTTGATGAAATTACTGGGGGTCTTAAGCTGGATGGGCTTGAAGGATCTCACCCCATTGAG GTGGAAATCAATCATGCTTCTGAGGTTGATGAAATATTTGATGCAATAAGTTATAGAAAAGGAGCTTCTGTTATCCAGATGCTACAAAACTATCTTGGTGCTGAATGCTTCCAG AGGTCACTTGCTTCATACATAACAAAGCATGCTTCCTCAAATGCAAAGACAGAAGATTTATGGGCTGCGCTTCAGGAGGGATCTGGTGAACCTGTGAACAAGCTAATGAATTCATGGACACAGCAAAAGGGTTACCCGGTTATTTCTGTCAAAGTCAAAGATCAGAAATTGGAGTTTGACCAG ACACAATTCTACTCGAGTGGTTCCCAAGGTGATGGGCAATGGATTGTGCCAATAACATTATGCTTTGGCTCATATGATGTACGCAAAAGTTTCCTACTACAAAAGAAGTTCGAAACTTTTGATGTAAAGGAATTTCTGGGTTGCTCCATAGCAGGGACTGGATGCAGAGGCTCATTATGTAGTTGGATAAAAGTCAATGTGGATCAGACTGGTTTTTACAGGGTGAAATATGAGGAGGAACTTTCAGCTGCACTTAGAAGTGCGATAGAAAAGAAACACTTGTCTGCAACTGACAGATTTG GAGTTTTGGATGATTCATTTGCCCTTTCTATGGCTCGCCAGCAGTCGTTTGCTTCACTGCTTACCTTGCTGGGTGCTTACCGAGAGGAACTTGACTGTACAGTGCTGTCAAATTTGATTCCC ATAAGTTATAAGCTGGCAACAATTGCCGCTGATGCTGTGCCCGAGCTACTGGATCTCATTAATCAATTATTTATTGGCCTTTTCCAGTACTCTGCAGA GAAGCTTGGTTGGGAGCCTAAACCCGGTGAGAGCCATTTAGATGCAATGCTGAGAGGAGACATTTTGACTGCCCTTGCTGTGTTTGGGCATGACCTGACGATAGATGAAGCAAGTAGGCGTTTTCATGCCTTCTTAGATGACAGAAATACGCCACTCCTTCCTCCTGATATAAGAAAG GCAGTGTATGTGGCTGTAATGCAAAGAGTAAGCATGTCTAAAAGATCGGGCTATGAATCTCTTCTTGGAGTTTACAGAGAGACTGATCTAAGGGAGGAGAAAACCCGCATTTTAA GATCACTAGCGTCTTGTCCAGATCCCAACATAATACTGGAATTTCTCAACTTCTTATTGTCTTCTGAG GTCCGCAGACAGGATGCAGCCCTCGGGCTTTCTGTTAGTAGTAAAGGGCGGGAAACAGCTTGGACGTGGCTGAAG GATAACTGGGAGCACATCTCAGAGACCTGGAGTTCTGGATATCTGCTTCGCTTTGTCAGTGCCATCATTTCACCG TTGGCTTCATTCGAGAAGGTTAAGGAAGTAGATGAGTTCTTCAAAGTCCATCCTGACCTCTCCATAACGAGAACATTGAAGCAGAGCATTGAGTGGGTACAGATAAACGCCAAGTGGGTTCAGAGTGTTGGGAGTGAGAAAAATCTTGCCGATATTGTGAAGGAGTTGGCGCACAGGAAATACTAG